In Parus major isolate Abel chromosome 19, Parus_major1.1, whole genome shotgun sequence, a genomic segment contains:
- the TADA2A gene encoding transcriptional adapter 2-alpha isoform X1 translates to MERLASFSSDPFDKPPCRGCSSYLTEPYVKCAECGPPPFLLCLQCFTRGFEYKKHQSDHTYEIMTSDFPVLDPNWTAQEEMSLLEAVMDCGFGNWQDVANQMCTKSKEECEKHYMKHFINNPLFASTLLNLKQAEEAQQHETAIPFHSADDPPRPAFDSLLSRDMAGYMPARADFVEEFDNYAEWDLRDIDFVEDDSDILHALKIAVVDIYHSRLKERQRRKKIIRDHGLINLRKFQILERRYPKEVQDLYETMRRFARILGPVEHDKFIESHALEFELRREIKRLQEYRAAGITNFCSARTYEHLKKSRDEERLKRTMLSEVLQYIQDSSACQQWLSRQADIDSGLTPTVPAPSTTGRRSAPPLNLTGLPGTEKLNEKEKELCQMVRLVPGAYLEYKAALVNECNKQGGLRLAQARALIKIDVNKTRKIYDFLIREGYITKA, encoded by the exons atggagcgCCTGGCTTCCTTCAGCA GTGACCCTTTTGATAAGCCCCCATGCCGAGGCTGCTCCTCGTACCTGACGGAGCCCTACGTGAAGTGTGCTGAGTGTGGGCCccctcccttcctgctgtgcctgcag TGTTTCACCCGTGGGTTTGAATACAAGAAGCATCAAAGTGATCACACTTATGAGATAATG acaTCTGACTTCCCTGTCCTGGATCCCAACTGGACAGCTCAGGAGGAAATGTCTCTCCTGGAAGCTGTGATGGACTGTGGATTTGGGAACTG gcaggatgTGGCTAACCAGATGTGCACCAAATCCAAGGAGGAGTGTGAGAAGCACTACATGAAACACTTCATCAACAACCCCCTGTTTGCATCCACCCTGCTGAACCtgaagcaggcagaggaggCTCAGCAGCACGAGACAGCCATTCCCTTCCACT ctgctgatgATCCCCCCCGGCCTGCCTTTGATTCCTTGCTCTCCAGGGACATGGCTGGGTACATGCCAGCCAGAGCTGACTTTGTTGAG GAGTTTGACAACTATGCTGAGTGGGATTTGAGAGATATTGATTTTGTAGAAGATGATTCAGACATTTTGCATG CTCTGAAGATTGCAGTGGTAGATATCTATCATTCCAGGCTCAAGGAAAGACAGAGACGGAAAAA aaTTATAAGAGATCATGGCCTGATAAACCTCAGAAAATTTCAGA TTCTGGAAAGGCGCTACCCCAAGGAGGTGCAGGACCTGTACGAGACCATGAGGAGGTTTGCCCGGATCCTGGGGCCCGTGGAGCACGACAAGTTCATCGAGAGCCACGCGT TGGAATTTGAGCTGCGCAGGGAAATAAAGAGACTCCAGGAatacagagcagcaggaatcaCCAATTTCTGCA GTGCCCGGACCTACGAGCACCTGAAGAAGAGCCGGGACGAGGAGCGGCTGAAGCGCACGATGCTCTCGGAGGTGCTGCAGTACATCCAGGACAGCAGCGCCTGCCAGCAGTGGCTCAGCCGCCAGGCAGACAT tgattctGGCCTGACTCCCACAGTACCAGCTCCTTCAACTACAG GCAGACGGAGCGCCCCACCACTGAACCTCACAGGcctgccaggcacagagaaaCTCAAcgagaaggagaaggag CTCTGTCAGATGGTGAGGCTGGTCCCTGGAGCCTATTTGGAATATAAAGCTGCTTTAGTGAACGAGTGCAACAAACAGGGAGGCCTGAGACTGGCGCAGGCTCGAGCCCTCATCAAGATTGATGtgaacaaaaccaggaaaatctATGACTTCCTGATCAGAGAAGGGTACATCACAAAGGCCTGA
- the TADA2A gene encoding transcriptional adapter 2-alpha isoform X2: MERLASFSSDPFDKPPCRGCSSYLTEPYVKCAECGPPPFLLCLQCFTRGFEYKKHQSDHTYEIMTSDFPVLDPNWTAQEEMSLLEAVMDCGFGNWQDVANQMCTKSKEECEKHYMKHFINNPLFASTLLNLKQAEEAQQHETAIPFHSADDPPRPAFDSLLSRDMAGYMPARADFVEEFDNYAEWDLRDIDFVEDDSDILHALKIAVVDIYHSRLKERQRRKKIIRDHGLINLRKFQILERRYPKEVQDLYETMRRFARILGPVEHDKFIESHALEFELRREIKRLQEYRAAGITNFCMILA, encoded by the exons atggagcgCCTGGCTTCCTTCAGCA GTGACCCTTTTGATAAGCCCCCATGCCGAGGCTGCTCCTCGTACCTGACGGAGCCCTACGTGAAGTGTGCTGAGTGTGGGCCccctcccttcctgctgtgcctgcag TGTTTCACCCGTGGGTTTGAATACAAGAAGCATCAAAGTGATCACACTTATGAGATAATG acaTCTGACTTCCCTGTCCTGGATCCCAACTGGACAGCTCAGGAGGAAATGTCTCTCCTGGAAGCTGTGATGGACTGTGGATTTGGGAACTG gcaggatgTGGCTAACCAGATGTGCACCAAATCCAAGGAGGAGTGTGAGAAGCACTACATGAAACACTTCATCAACAACCCCCTGTTTGCATCCACCCTGCTGAACCtgaagcaggcagaggaggCTCAGCAGCACGAGACAGCCATTCCCTTCCACT ctgctgatgATCCCCCCCGGCCTGCCTTTGATTCCTTGCTCTCCAGGGACATGGCTGGGTACATGCCAGCCAGAGCTGACTTTGTTGAG GAGTTTGACAACTATGCTGAGTGGGATTTGAGAGATATTGATTTTGTAGAAGATGATTCAGACATTTTGCATG CTCTGAAGATTGCAGTGGTAGATATCTATCATTCCAGGCTCAAGGAAAGACAGAGACGGAAAAA aaTTATAAGAGATCATGGCCTGATAAACCTCAGAAAATTTCAGA TTCTGGAAAGGCGCTACCCCAAGGAGGTGCAGGACCTGTACGAGACCATGAGGAGGTTTGCCCGGATCCTGGGGCCCGTGGAGCACGACAAGTTCATCGAGAGCCACGCGT TGGAATTTGAGCTGCGCAGGGAAATAAAGAGACTCCAGGAatacagagcagcaggaatcaCCAATTTCTGCA tgattctGGCCTGA